A genome region from Panthera leo isolate Ple1 chromosome A2, P.leo_Ple1_pat1.1, whole genome shotgun sequence includes the following:
- the LOC122213135 gene encoding IQ motif and SEC7 domain-containing protein 1-like, translating into MGVFGLHNLKCLLIGGSRAEDPPGQEAAGRPGSRQLSTCPCTDSLAAPPPAGRPAEALRAAGADVALVSLSSCVVDEMDFSAMELDEALRKFQAHIRVQGEAQKVERLVRGVQLPAPSQRYCICNPGVVRQFRNPDTIFILAFAIILLNTDMYSPNVKPERKMKLEDFVKNLRGVDDGEDIPREMLIGIYERIRKRELKTNEDHVSQVQKVEKLIVGKKPIGSLHHGLGCVLSLPHRRLVCYCRLFEVPDPNKPQKLGLHQREIFLFNDLLVVTKIFQKKKNSVTYSFRQSFSLYGMQVLLFENQYYPNGIRLTSAVPGADIKVLINFNAPNPQDRKKFTDDLRESIAEVQEMEKHRIESELEKQKGVVRPSMSQCSSLKKESGNGTLSRACLDDSYASGEGLKRSALSSSLRDLSEAGKRGRRSSAGSLESNVEGSIISSPHMRRRATSTRECPSRPHQTMPNSSSLLGSLFGSKRGKPPPQAHPPSAPPQPPPHPPGLPHAQHSGASHHQGPAEGPPQAQVHGHHAQYCHVQQNPPPYHHHHHYHPPQHIQHAHQYHHGPHGGHPPYGAHVHSHPPLPSAHAGHPGHTGHGHAAHHHGQPPAPPPPTSSKAKPSGISTIV; encoded by the exons ATGGGGGTCTTTGGGCTACATAATCTGAAGTGTTTGCTGATTGGAGGAAGCCGGGCGGAGGACCCTCCTGGACAAGAGGCGGCCGGCCGTCCCGGCTCCAGGCAGCTCAGCACCTGCCCCTGCACTGACTCCCTTGCCGCTCCGCCCCCAGCAGGAAGGCCGGCAGAGGCCCTGCGGGCAGCAGGCGCTGACGTGGCCTTGGTGTCTCTTTCCAGCTGCGTGGTAGACGAGATGGATTTCTCCGCCATGGAGCTAGACGAAGCTCTCCGGAAGTTCCAGGCACACATCCGGGTCCAAGGGGAGGCTCAGAAGGTGGAGCGGCTCGTTCGAGGCGTTCAG ctcccGGCCCCCAGCCAGCGATACTGCATCTGCAACCCTGGGGTGGTTCGGCAGTTCCGGAACCCAGACACCATTTTCATCCTGGCCTTTGCCATCATCCTGCTCAACACAGACATGTACAGCCCCAACGTCAAACCTGAGCGGAAAATGAAGCTGGAGGACTTCGTCAAGAACCTGCGAG GTGTGGACGATGGTGAGGACATTCCCCGGGAGATGCTAATTGGGATCTACGAGCGCATTCGCAAGCGGGAACTGAAAACCAACGAGGACCACGTGTCCCAGGTGCAGAAGGTGGAAAAGCTCATCGTGGGGAAAAAGCCG ATTGGATCCCTGCATCACGGGCTTGGCTGT gtgctctctctgccccaccggCGGCTCGTCTGCTACTGCCGGCTCTTCGAGGTTCCAGACCCAAACAAGCCCCAGAAGCTCGGGCTGCACCAGCGAGAAATCTTCCTGTTTAACGACCTCCTGGTG GTGACCAAGatcttccagaaaaagaagaactcGGTGACGTACAGCTTCCGACAGTCCTTCTCCCTGTACGGCATGCAGGTTCTGCTCTTCGAGAACCAGT ACTACCCCAATGGCATCCGGCTCACATCTGCTGTCCCCGGAGCAGACATCAAAGTGTTAATAAACTTTAACGCTCCCAATCCTCAAGACCGCAAGAAGTTCACCGACGACCTGCGGGAGTCCATCGCGGAAGTGCAGGAGATGGAGAAGCACAGGATAGAGT CGGAGCTCGAGAAGCAGAAAGGCGTCGTGCGGCCCAGCATGTCCCAGTGCTCCAGCCTCAAAAAGGAGTCCGGCAACGGGACGCTGAGCCGAGCCTGCCTGGATGACAGCTACGCCAGCGGTGAGGGCCTCAAGCGCAGCGCCCTCAGCAGCTCCTTGCGGGACCTCTCCGAAGCGG GGAAGCGAGGGCGTCGCAGCAGTGCGGGATCGCTAGAGAGCAATGTGGAA GGGTCCATCATTAGCAGTCCTCACATGCGCCGGAGAGCTACATCAACACGAGAGTGTCCATCTCGCCCACACCAGACTATGCCTAACTCAtcctccctcctgggctccttATTTGGGAGTAAGAGAgggaagccccctccccaggcccacccgccctcagcccctccccagccacccccccacccaccggGCCTGCCCCACGCGCAGCACTCTGGGGCCAGCCACCACCAGGGGCCTGCTGAGGGCCCGCCGCAGGCCCAGGTGCACGGGCACCACGCCCAGTACTGCCACGTGCAGCAGAACCCGcccccctaccaccaccaccaccactaccacccccCCCAGCACATCCAGCACGCACACCAGTACCACCACGGCCCCCACGGGGGGCACCCACCCTATGGGGCCCACGTGCACAGCCACCCACCGCTGCCCTCGGCCCACGCCGGCCACCCGGGCCACACGGGCCACGGCCACGCAGCGCACCACCACGggcagccccccgccccgccgccccccaccagcAGCAAGGCCAAACCCAGCGGCATCAGCACAATTGTGTAG